One Aegilops tauschii subsp. strangulata cultivar AL8/78 chromosome 7, Aet v6.0, whole genome shotgun sequence genomic window carries:
- the LOC109752746 gene encoding nucleolar GTP-binding protein 1-like gives MVQYNFKKITVVPPGKDFIDIILSRTQRQTPTVVHKGYAINRIRQFYMRKVRYTQQNFYEKLSTIIDEFPRLDDIHPFYGDLLHVLYNKDHYKLALGQINTARNIIAKISKDYLRLLKYGDTLYRCKCLKVAALGRMCTVLKRISPSLAYLEQIRQHMARLPSIDPNTRTILICGYPNVGKSSFMNKVTRADVDVQPYAFTTKSLFVGHADYKYLRYQVIDTPGILDRPFEDRNIIEMCSITALAHLRAAVLFFLDISGSCGYTIAQQAALFHSIKSLFMNKPLVIVCNKTDLPLDGLSEEDMKLVMEMKSEAMKTIPQGGDPSEEGVLLTMSALTDEGVMAVKNAACERLLEQRVEIKMKSKKINDCLNRFHVAMPKPRDNRDRPTCIPQAVLEAQAIAAAKEKKKLERDLENENGGAGVYSASLKKHYLLADDEWKEDILPEILDGHNVADFLDPDILERCEELEREEGLRLEEEAAQDAFMIDGHDELTEEQREILGKIRKKKAMLIQEHRMKKSTAESRPIVPRKHDKDRKFTTKRLGRQLTSMGVDPTAAVNRLRSQSRGRKRERSLSRADGDDAMDVDGQHSDKKLRTRSRSRSKSRPIEEVVPGDGIRDVAQKKKAIKKSRDSVKNRNKEARRGEADRVIPTLKPKHLFSGKRGVGKTQRRCLQSLDQELLDHCHFSCGASGEASVSIWQLEILLSIAILFLSGICSVFRFVC, from the exons ATGGTGCAGTATAATTTCAAGAAAATCACTGTTGTCCCTCCTGGGAAGGACTTCATTGACATAATCTTGTCCCGCACTCAGAGGCAAACACCAACTGTTGTCCACAAGGGCTATGCTATCAACCGCATTCGCCAGTTCTATATGCGCAAGGTTCGCTATACCCAGCAGAACTTCTATGAAAAGTTGTCCACCATCATCGATGAGTTCCCCAGACTGGATGACATCCACCCTTTCTATGGCGATCTCCTTCATGTGCTCTACAACAAGGATCACTACAAACTTGCCTTGGGTCAGATCAATACAGCTAGAAATATCATTGCAAAGATCTCCAAGGACTATCTGAGGCTGCTCAAGTATGGAGACACCCTGTACCGGTGCAAGTGCCTGAAGGTAGCTGCACTAGGTCGCATGTGTACTGTTCTAAAGCGTATCAGTCCTAGTTTGGCATACCTGGAGCAGATCAGGCAGCACATGGCCAGGCTCCCATCAATTGACCCAAACACCCGTACTATCTTGATTTGTGGGTATCCAAATGTTGGGAAGAGCTCTTTCATGAACAAGGTTACGAGGGCTGATGTGGACGTACAGCCTTATGCTTTCACAACAAAATCCCTTTTTGTTGGCCATGCAGATTACAAGTATCTGCGGTACCAAGTGATTGACACTCCAGGGATCCTTGATCGTCCTTTTGAGGACAGGAACATCATAGAGATGTGCAGTATCACCGCTCTTGCTCACTTGAGGGCAGCTGTGCTGTTCTTCTTGGACATCTCTGGTTCTTGTGGGTACACTATTGCTCAGCAAGCTGCACTCTTCCACAGTATTAAATCCTTGTTCATGAATAAGCCTCTGGTCATTGTGTGCAACAAGACTGATTTGCCGCTTGACGGGCTTTCTGAAGAGGACATGAAGCTGGTGATGGAGATGAAGTCAGAGGCTATGAAGACTATACCTCAAGGTGGAGATCCTAGTGAAGAGGGTGTTTTGTTGACTATGAGTGCTTTAACAGATGAGGGTGTGATGGCTGTTAAAAATGCTGCATGTGAGAGGCTTCTTGAGCAGAGGGTGGAGATCAAGATGAAGTCAAAGAAGATCAATGACTGCTTAAACAGGTTTCATGTTGCTATGCCCAAGCCTCGTGACAACAGAGATAGGCCTACTTGTATTCCTCAGGCTGTTCTTGAAGCTCAAGCGATTGCTGCTGCAAAGGAAAAGAAGAAACTTGAGAGGGACCTTGAGAATGAGAATGGAGGTGCTGGTGTCTATTCCGCCAGTCTCAAGAAGCATTACTTGTTGGCTGATGATGAATGGAAGGAAGATATTCTCCCTGAGATATTGGATGGCCATAATGTTGCTGATTTCCTGGATCCGGATATCTTGGAAAGGTGTGAGGAGCTGGAAAGGGAGGAGGGTCTTCGCCTTGAAGAAGAGGCTGCTCAGGATGCTTTCATGATTGATGGCCATGATGAATTAACTGAAGAACAGCGAGAGATATTGGGTAAGATTAGGAAGAAGAAGGCAATGCTCATCCAAGAGCATAGGATGAAGAAGAGTACTGCAGAGAGCCGTCCTATTGTTCCAAGGAAGCATGACAAGGATAGGAAGTTCACAACCAAGAGACTGGGCAGGCAACTCACATCCATGGGCGTTGATCCTACCGCGGCTGTGAACCGACTTCGCAGCCAGTCAAGAGGCCGTAAGCGTGAGAGGTCACTGAGCAGAGCTGATGGTGACGACGCTATGGACGTTGATGGCCAGCACTCCGACAAGAAGCTGCGTACGAGGTCGAGGTCTAGGTCCAAATCACGACCAATTGAAGAGGTCGTACCAGGTGACGGGATCCGGGACGTTGCTCAAAAGAAGAAGGCCATCAAGAAATCGAGGGACTCTGTCAAGAACAGGAACAAGGAGGCTCGCCGTGGAGAGGCGGATCGCGTCATCCCCACCTTGAAACCGAAGCATCTCTTCTCTGGAAAACGAGGAGTTGGAAAGACCCAGAGGCGCTGCTTGCAATCACTCGATCAG GAACTATTGGATCACTGCCATTTTTCGTGCGGGGCATCGGGGGAGGCTTCAGTGTCAATCTGGCAGCTGGAGATACTACTatctattgcaattttatttttatCTGGCATTTGCTCTGTGTTCCGCTTTGTTTGTTAG
- the LOC109752760 gene encoding uncharacterized protein isoform X1, whose product MLSRISQLGARLVRETRAAGNLSSHSSNYYRGLSRHSAPAKSILFSTATTSSHHDEGGDDKEKISVTFVNKDGTEKTISVPVGMSMLEAAHENDIELEGACEGSLACSTCHVIVMDVKDYNKLEDPTDEENDMLDLAFGLTETSRLGCQVIAKPELDGVRLALPAATRNFAVDGFVPKPH is encoded by the exons ATGCTCTCCAGGATCTCTCAACTCGGGGCGCGGCTCGTGCGCGAGACCAGAGCTG CAGGAAACTTGTCAAGCCATAGCAGCAATTACTACCGAGGTCTCAGCCGGCATTCAGCCCCAGCG AAGAGCATCCTCTTCTCCACCGCAACAACAagtagtcatcatgatgaaggcGGTGACGACAAGGAGAA AATCTCTGTAACATTTGTGAACAAGGATGGCACTGAGAAAACGATAAGTGTTCCTGTCGGAATGTCCATGTTAGAAGCTGCTCATGAAAATGACATAGAACTTGAAG GAGCATGTGAAGGGTCGCTCGCATGTTCCACTTGTCATGTCATAGTTATG GATGTAAAGGACTATAACAAGCTAGAGGATCCAACAGATGAGGAAAATGATATGCTTGACCTTGCATTTGGGCTGACAGAAAC GTCCCGTCTTGGCTGCCAAGTAATAGCGAAGCCCGAACTTGACGGCGTCCGACTGGCGTTACCTGCCGCTACACGAAACTTCGCGGTAGATGGGTTCGTGCCAAAGCCACACTGA
- the LOC109752760 gene encoding uncharacterized protein isoform X2 yields the protein MLSRISQLGARLVRETRAGNLSSHSSNYYRGLSRHSAPAKSILFSTATTSSHHDEGGDDKEKISVTFVNKDGTEKTISVPVGMSMLEAAHENDIELEGACEGSLACSTCHVIVMDVKDYNKLEDPTDEENDMLDLAFGLTETSRLGCQVIAKPELDGVRLALPAATRNFAVDGFVPKPH from the exons ATGCTCTCCAGGATCTCTCAACTCGGGGCGCGGCTCGTGCGCGAGACCAGAGCTG GAAACTTGTCAAGCCATAGCAGCAATTACTACCGAGGTCTCAGCCGGCATTCAGCCCCAGCG AAGAGCATCCTCTTCTCCACCGCAACAACAagtagtcatcatgatgaaggcGGTGACGACAAGGAGAA AATCTCTGTAACATTTGTGAACAAGGATGGCACTGAGAAAACGATAAGTGTTCCTGTCGGAATGTCCATGTTAGAAGCTGCTCATGAAAATGACATAGAACTTGAAG GAGCATGTGAAGGGTCGCTCGCATGTTCCACTTGTCATGTCATAGTTATG GATGTAAAGGACTATAACAAGCTAGAGGATCCAACAGATGAGGAAAATGATATGCTTGACCTTGCATTTGGGCTGACAGAAAC GTCCCGTCTTGGCTGCCAAGTAATAGCGAAGCCCGAACTTGACGGCGTCCGACTGGCGTTACCTGCCGCTACACGAAACTTCGCGGTAGATGGGTTCGTGCCAAAGCCACACTGA
- the LOC109752758 gene encoding uncharacterized protein — translation MDILEQPLEAVAFRIHSLPEAAAAGAAAWTCLAAVLAAAAAAGVWRLRSSTAPSAVISDDVSKPFVELDTSPSMMVSSETERSLGRSSEATMSTSLPALSPRERYTAYYHDTGCVGCCDVESDEEEEEEEEDRDPEDDYGVYGPPEQADPFEWEVVRPLLPLMPATAAETGRYLSPRALSGSVVRLWDQGADRSFVAAAAASRRRSGRAGTVSSF, via the coding sequence ATGGACATCCTGGAGCAGCCCCTCGAGGCCGTCGCCTTCCGCATCCACTCCCTCCCCGAGGCCGCCGCGGCGGGCGCCGCGGCGTGGacctgcctcgccgccgtcctcgccgcggCTGCGGCCGCCGGCGTATGGCGCCTGCGCTCCTCCACGGCGCCGTCCGCTGTGATCTCGGATGATGTGTCCAAGCCTTTCGTGGAGCTAGATACTTCCCCGTCGATGATGGTGTCTTCGGAGACGGAGAGATCGCTAGGGAGATCGTCTGAGGCGACGATGTCGACGTCGCTGCCGGCGCTGTCGCCGAGGGAGCGGTACACGGCGTACTACCACGACACCGGCTGCGTCGGATGCTGCGACGTGGAgagcgacgaggaggaggaggaggaggaggaggatcggGATCCGGAAGATGACTACGGCGTGTACGGGCCGCCCGAGCAGGCGGATCCTTTCGAATGGGAGGTGGTGAGGCCTCTGCTGCCTCTCATGCCGGCGACGGCTGCTGAGACTGGCCGGTACCTGAGCCCAAGGGCGCTCAGCGGCAGCGTGGTGCGGCTGTGGGATCAAGGCGCCGATAGGAGCTTCGTGGCCGCGGCTGCGGCGAGCCGGAGACGGAGCGGTAGAGCTGGCACCGTCTCGAGCTTCTGA
- the LOC109752731 gene encoding peroxiredoxin Q, chloroplastic isoform X2, whose amino-acid sequence MAFAASTACCKPSVLLAPRASSSSSSSQARLCRPSTSAAFHGLRAPASAFALAPAPRRRAASAGIVCGKVSKGSVPPNFTLKDQDGKTVSLSKFKGKPVVLYFYPADETPGCTKQACAFRDSYEKYKKAGAEVIGISGDDAASHKAFAKKYRLPFTLLSDEGNKVRKEWGVPSDLFGTLPGRQTYVLDKKGVVQYIYNNQFQPEKHIGETLKIIQNL is encoded by the exons ATGGCATTCGCCGCCTCCACGGCCTGCTGCAAGCCGTCCGTGCTGCTGGCCCctcgcgcctcctcctcctcctcctcgtcccagGCGCGCCTCTGCAGGCCGTCCACCTCGGCCGCGTTCCACGGCCTCAGGGCGCCGGCGTCGGCCTTCGCCCTCGCGCctgcgccgcgccgccgcgcggCCTCCGCGGGCATCGTCTGCGGCAAG GTGAGCAAGGGCAGCGTGCCGCCCAACTTCACACTCAAGGACCAGGACGGCAAGACGGTGTCGCTCTCCAAGTTCAAGGGCAAGCCCGTCGTCCTCTACTTCTACCCCGCCGATGAGACGCCAGGCTGCACCAAACAG GCGTGCGCGTTCCGGGACTCGTACGAGAAGTACAAGAAGGCGGGGGCGGAGGTGATCGGGATCAGCGGGGACGACGCGGCGTCGCACAAGGCGTTCGCCAAGAAGTACCGGCTGCCCTTCACGCTGCTGAGCGACGAGGGGAACAAGGTGCGCAAGGAGTGGGGGGTGCCGTCGGACCTCTTCGGGACGCTCCCGGGGAGGCAGACCTACGTGCTGGACAAGAAGGGCGTGGTGCAGTACATCTACAACAACCAGTTCCAGCCCGAGAAGCACATCGGCGAGACCCTCAAGATCATCCAGAACCTCTAG
- the LOC109752731 gene encoding uncharacterized protein isoform X1, translating into MAFAASTACCKPSVLLAPRASSSSSSSQARLCRPSTSAAFHGLRAPASAFALAPAPRRRAASAGIVCGKVSKGSVPPNFTLKDQDGKTVSLSKFKGKPVVLYFYPADETPGCTKQIIRQKTFTPLGSAGASSPLGSPFLSKRHGSTTIQASLSSPNPTPRQQKHVAMTIPSQEITEAATPRRQQPIDEEAVANGDGRTCELPTWALIGGITVGVAVALALSVDAGPAMALGPEGPLLEEFWDNMRRYVLYALTVSTGFAWALVQPIYELLRNPITAVLIIVVMAGGAVLTVQVINAMAGNSDFVYMYEQ; encoded by the exons ATGGCATTCGCCGCCTCCACGGCCTGCTGCAAGCCGTCCGTGCTGCTGGCCCctcgcgcctcctcctcctcctcctcgtcccagGCGCGCCTCTGCAGGCCGTCCACCTCGGCCGCGTTCCACGGCCTCAGGGCGCCGGCGTCGGCCTTCGCCCTCGCGCctgcgccgcgccgccgcgcggCCTCCGCGGGCATCGTCTGCGGCAAG GTGAGCAAGGGCAGCGTGCCGCCCAACTTCACACTCAAGGACCAGGACGGCAAGACGGTGTCGCTCTCCAAGTTCAAGGGCAAGCCCGTCGTCCTCTACTTCTACCCCGCCGATGAGACGCCAGGCTGCACCAAACAG ATCATTCGCCAGAAGACATTCACTCCTCTTGGTTCAGCCGGAGCTAGCTCACCACTTGGGTCTCCCTTCCTTTCCAAACGCCATGGCTCCACCACCATCCAAGCTAGCCTCTCCTCCCCTAACCCCACTCCACGGCAACAAAAACACGTCGCCATGACCATACCGTCCCAAGAAATCACCGAGGCAGCGACGCCGAGGAGGCAGCAGCCCATCGATGAGGAGGCCGTCGCCAACGGAGATGGCCGGACGTGCGAGCTGCCGACGTGGGCGCTGATCGGCGGCATCACGGTGGGCGTGGCGGTGGCGCTGGCGCTGTCGGTGGACGCGGGCCCGGCGATGGCGCTGGGGCCGGAGGGGCCGCTGCTGGAGGAGTTCTGGGACAACATGCGGCGGTACGTGCTGTACGCGCTGACGGTGAGCACGGGGTTCGCGTGGGCGCTGGTGCAGCCCATCTACGAGCTGCTGCGCAACCCCATCACCGCCGTGCTGATCATCGTGGTCATGGCCGGCGGCGCCGTGCTGACGGTCCAGGTCATCAACGCCATGGCCGGCAACTCTGACTTCGTCTACATGTACGAGCAGTAG